One genomic segment of Luteitalea sp. includes these proteins:
- a CDS encoding electron transfer flavoprotein subunit beta has product MKIAVCVKQVLSREAAVRVNDQGTWIRDTDAQFEMNEPDQYALEEALRLKEQQGGEVIAVSAGPARVTQVLREALARGADRAIHVSGDALVQADPLVVAGALAEAVRPEQVDLVLAGLQSDDHGFGQVGVVMAERLGMPHATIIMDVSVVDGALRVKRELEGGWFQWATLPLPTLLTIQSGINQLRYATLKGIMAAKKKEIRTVDANSGVSRQRITRLYVPEKSKQTRQLEGSPAEIAKELVRALRDARVI; this is encoded by the coding sequence ATGAAGATCGCCGTTTGTGTCAAGCAGGTCCTGTCGCGCGAAGCCGCTGTCCGGGTGAACGACCAGGGCACTTGGATACGCGATACGGATGCGCAGTTCGAGATGAACGAGCCGGACCAATACGCCCTCGAGGAAGCGCTCCGGCTCAAAGAACAGCAGGGTGGTGAGGTCATTGCCGTGTCCGCGGGGCCCGCGCGCGTGACACAGGTGTTGCGCGAAGCGCTCGCCCGAGGTGCTGATCGCGCGATCCACGTGAGCGGCGATGCGCTCGTCCAGGCGGACCCGTTGGTCGTGGCCGGTGCGCTGGCCGAGGCGGTTCGCCCAGAACAGGTCGACCTCGTGCTGGCCGGTCTCCAGTCAGATGATCACGGCTTCGGTCAGGTGGGCGTCGTCATGGCGGAGCGGCTCGGCATGCCCCATGCCACCATCATCATGGACGTGTCGGTCGTGGATGGTGCGCTGCGGGTCAAACGGGAGCTCGAAGGCGGTTGGTTCCAGTGGGCGACGTTGCCGCTCCCGACGTTGCTGACGATTCAGAGCGGTATCAACCAGCTTCGCTACGCGACGCTCAAGGGCATCATGGCGGCGAAGAAGAAGGAGATTCGCACCGTGGACGCGAACTCGGGCGTATCGCGGCAGCGCATTACCCGCCTGTACGTGCCTGAGAAGAGCAAGCAGACGCGGCAGCTCGAGGGCTCGCCGGCAGAGATTGCCAAGGAGCTCGTTCGTGCACTGCGCGACGCGCGGGTGATTTAG
- the fabF gene encoding beta-ketoacyl-ACP synthase II, protein MSRRVVITGVGLVSSLGIGTEANWDALCAGRSGIGCITRFDASQFATRIAGEVQGFDPLQFVEKKDVKKMDVFIQYAIAATQFAMDDAQLVVSPAFAPRLGVFIASGIGGFGTIEREHRAYLESGPRKISPFFIPSAIINLAAGQVSIRFGAKGPNSATCTACSASAHAIGDAFEVIKRGTADAMIAGGSEAAITPMGIGGFGAMRALSTRNDEPARASRPFDRDRDGFIIGEGAGVVILEALDVAERRGAPIYCELVGYGMSADAYHITSPSQDGEGAVRVMQQALEAGGLRPDAVDYINAHGTSTPHNDRLETLAIKRCFGDHAHRVIISSTKSMHGHLLGAAGGLEAGIAALALKHQHVPPTINLDHPDDDCDLDYVPWKARSASLTYALSNSFGFGGTNAALLFRRFEQ, encoded by the coding sequence TTGAGTAGGCGGGTCGTCATCACGGGCGTGGGGCTCGTATCATCCCTCGGCATCGGCACCGAGGCCAACTGGGATGCCCTCTGTGCCGGTCGAAGCGGGATCGGCTGCATCACGCGCTTCGACGCGTCACAGTTCGCCACGCGGATTGCCGGTGAGGTCCAGGGATTCGACCCACTCCAGTTCGTGGAGAAGAAGGACGTCAAGAAGATGGACGTCTTCATCCAATACGCGATTGCGGCAACACAGTTCGCGATGGATGACGCGCAGCTGGTCGTCTCGCCCGCCTTCGCACCTCGCCTTGGTGTATTCATCGCCTCTGGTATTGGTGGATTCGGCACGATCGAGCGTGAGCACCGCGCATACTTGGAGTCGGGTCCGCGCAAGATCTCACCCTTCTTCATTCCCTCGGCGATTATCAATCTCGCGGCTGGACAGGTGTCCATTCGCTTCGGCGCGAAGGGACCGAACTCGGCCACCTGCACGGCATGCTCGGCGTCGGCGCACGCCATTGGCGATGCCTTCGAAGTCATCAAGCGTGGCACGGCCGACGCGATGATTGCCGGCGGCTCGGAGGCCGCCATTACGCCCATGGGGATCGGCGGATTTGGTGCCATGCGGGCGTTGTCGACGCGCAATGACGAGCCCGCCCGCGCCAGCCGGCCATTCGACCGCGACCGCGACGGCTTCATCATCGGTGAGGGCGCCGGGGTCGTGATCCTGGAGGCGCTCGACGTGGCCGAGCGACGGGGCGCGCCCATCTATTGCGAGCTGGTCGGCTACGGCATGTCCGCCGACGCCTATCACATCACATCACCCTCGCAAGACGGCGAGGGGGCGGTGCGCGTGATGCAGCAAGCGCTCGAGGCAGGCGGGCTCCGTCCGGACGCCGTCGACTACATCAATGCGCATGGCACGTCGACGCCGCACAACGACCGGTTGGAGACGCTTGCCATCAAGCGCTGCTTCGGGGATCACGCCCACCGTGTGATCATTTCATCTACCAAGTCGATGCATGGCCACCTGTTGGGCGCGGCCGGTGGTCTCGAGGCGGGTATCGCCGCCCTCGCCCTCAAGCACCAACACGTACCGCCGACGATCAATCTCGATCACCCGGACGACGACTGTGACTTGGACTACGTGCCCTGGAAGGCGCGCTCCGCGAGCCTGACCTACGCCCTGTCGAACTCGTTCGGCTTCGGTGGCACGAACGCCGCGTTGCTCTTCCGGAGGTTCGAGCAGTAA